A single window of Syntrophotalea acetylenica DNA harbors:
- a CDS encoding ABC transporter ATP-binding protein, with the protein MRYNPRLLYRRLYRYSKPYLFRILLAMAASLLVSGSDVATAKLVKPFVDDVLIASKSGLVNLVPIIVLGLALIKGAGRYIQEYFIKTAGQLVVQDIRNDLYRHSMNLSMGYFSRSSTGNVMSRILNDVGSLQRTAADVVVEGLRESFTLVGLTVVAFQSDWRLASIAFVVMPISIVPASVIGRRIKDNTRRGQGALGNLTRVLQESLAGIKVIKAFGTETRESERFRKENQRFYYFIRKVLKYDSAATPVVEILSSIGIGAVLWYGIQRVSQGAMTQGDLSSFLAAMLMMYAPLKRLTKVSNAVQRALGSAERVFELMDEKLDIVDREDALVAARPAGHIRFDHVGFSYGEEPVLHDFNLAIQAGEIVALVGPSGSGKSTIIGLLNRFYDPQQGRILIDGQDIRQLTQQSLKQSIALVDQETFLFNDTIRNNIRYGRPEATDGEVEKAASLAYADEFLSVMPEGYETVIGDRGVRLSGGQRQRICIARAILRDAPILLLDEATSALDTESEAMVQKALVNLMENRTTIVVAHRLSTVMHADKIVVLENGRICETGRHQDLLSGEGLYRRLYEMQFADRV; encoded by the coding sequence ACTCTACAGGCGTCTGTATCGCTATTCGAAGCCCTACCTTTTCAGGATACTGCTGGCGATGGCGGCATCGCTGCTGGTGTCCGGTTCCGATGTGGCTACCGCCAAGCTCGTCAAGCCTTTTGTCGATGATGTGCTGATCGCCAGCAAAAGCGGTCTGGTCAATCTGGTGCCGATCATTGTCCTGGGACTGGCTCTGATCAAGGGCGCCGGCCGCTATATCCAGGAATATTTCATCAAAACCGCCGGCCAGTTGGTGGTGCAGGATATTCGCAACGATCTTTACCGGCACTCCATGAACCTTTCCATGGGCTATTTTTCACGCAGTTCCACTGGCAATGTGATGTCCCGCATTCTGAACGATGTCGGGTCGCTGCAGCGCACTGCCGCGGACGTGGTGGTGGAGGGGCTGAGAGAGAGTTTCACCCTTGTCGGTCTCACGGTGGTGGCTTTCCAGAGCGACTGGCGCCTCGCCAGCATCGCTTTTGTGGTGATGCCGATCTCCATCGTGCCCGCCAGTGTCATCGGCCGGCGCATCAAGGACAATACCCGCAGAGGGCAGGGGGCTCTCGGCAACCTGACCCGCGTGCTGCAGGAAAGCCTTGCCGGGATCAAGGTGATCAAGGCCTTTGGTACCGAAACCCGCGAGAGCGAACGTTTTCGAAAAGAGAATCAGCGATTTTATTATTTTATTCGCAAGGTGCTCAAATACGATTCGGCGGCGACGCCGGTGGTGGAAATCCTTTCTTCCATCGGAATCGGGGCGGTGCTCTGGTACGGCATTCAACGGGTCAGCCAGGGCGCGATGACCCAGGGTGACCTGTCCTCCTTTCTGGCCGCCATGTTGATGATGTACGCGCCCCTGAAGCGCCTGACCAAGGTCAGCAACGCCGTGCAGCGCGCCCTCGGTTCGGCCGAGCGTGTGTTTGAGCTGATGGATGAAAAACTTGATATCGTGGATCGGGAAGACGCCCTGGTGGCCGCCCGTCCGGCCGGCCACATACGGTTTGATCATGTCGGTTTTTCCTATGGGGAGGAGCCGGTCCTGCACGATTTCAATCTCGCTATCCAGGCCGGCGAGATCGTCGCGCTGGTAGGCCCGAGTGGCAGCGGCAAATCGACCATTATCGGGCTGCTCAACCGGTTTTACGACCCTCAGCAGGGCCGCATTCTGATCGACGGCCAGGATATCCGGCAACTCACTCAGCAAAGTCTCAAACAGAGCATCGCCCTGGTCGATCAGGAAACATTTCTGTTCAACGATACGATCCGCAACAACATCCGCTACGGTCGTCCGGAAGCTACGGACGGCGAGGTGGAAAAGGCGGCCTCTCTTGCCTACGCGGACGAGTTCCTCAGCGTCATGCCGGAGGGATACGAGACGGTCATCGGCGATCGCGGCGTGCGTTTGTCCGGAGGCCAGCGGCAGCGAATCTGCATCGCCCGCGCCATCCTGCGCGACGCGCCGATCCTGCTGCTGGACGAAGCTACCAGCGCTCTGGATACGGAGAGCGAAGCCATGGTGCAGAAGGCCCTGGTCAATCTGATGGAAAATCGCACGACCATCGTTGTCGCCCACCGGCTTTCAACGGTCATGCATGCCGATAAAATCGTCGTGCTCGAAAATGGCCGCATCTGCGAAACCGGCAGGCACCAGGATCTGTTGTCCGGCGAGGGGCTTTATCGGCGTTTATATGAAATGCAGTTTGCCGACCGTGTCTGA